From Panthera leo isolate Ple1 chromosome Y unlocalized genomic scaffold, P.leo_Ple1_pat1.1 chrY_random_Un_scaffold_80, whole genome shotgun sequence, one genomic window encodes:
- the LOC122212840 gene encoding testis-specific Y-encoded protein 1-like, whose protein sequence is MVLRPRLPPPAAVSCPCPEAALATLGPGPSVMASVSRSGQSGDSRRPWALIVPDAKGGESRPRGNAGALEGVGWPQSPGSGAASAHPVQETQAGCEIQVASPAEELVLILDDGMVAAEVVIGEEEEDGEATKDEVAGEENSEEAKPEAEDMHEEEEEVEVERQQQEEFQEQEEKREADAEAEEGPQLSQPLQQQEPALRPASAQDPLAALERLQLEISAGNAQDSRALWRLKRRILRRQISYLDHRRAIIKHIPGFWAQAILNHPQLSAMIGAQDKDVLSYVVDLEVEEVGHPKYRCRVMFFFGANPYFRNPVIIKEYQLSFAGYRTSRSTPVQWFWDYERGAPSRRHDPTSLNLFNWLCEHSCPGANRIAEIIIEDLWPNPLQYYLREEGTRRQ, encoded by the exons ATGGTCTTGCGGCCAAGGCTCCCCCCACCTGCTGCCGTTTCCTGTCCTTGTCCTGAGGCTGCCCTAGCTACACTGGGGCCGGGGCCGAGCGTCATGGCCAGCGTGTCGCGGTCCGGACAAAGCGGAGATTCCCGCCGACCCTGGGCCCTGATCGTCCCGGATGCGAAAGGTGGAGAGTCCCGGCCCCGCGGGAATGCAGGGGCGCTGGAGGGCGTGGGCTGGCCGCAGTCCCCAGGTTCAGGGGCGGCAAGCGCCCATCCTGTGCAGGAAACCCAGGCCGGGTGTGAGATACAGGTGGCAAGCCCAGCGGAGGAATTGGTGCTGATATTGGATGACGGAATGGTGGCGGCTGAGGTGGTGatcggggaggaggaagaggacggcGAGGCGACCAAGGATGaggtggctggagaggagaaTTCTGAGGAAGCCAAGCCAGAAGCAGAGGACAtgcacgaggaggaggaggaggtggaagttgagagacagcagcaggaggagtTTCAGGAGCAAGAGGAGAAGCGCGAGGCAGATGCAGAGGCGGAGGAGGGGCCCCAGCTCTCACAGCCGCTGCAGCAGCAAGAGCCAGCGCTGCGTCCTGCCTCAGCCCAGGACCCGCTGGCAGCACTGGAGCGTCTTCAGCTGGAGATCAGCGCTGGGAATGCCCAGGATTCCAGGGCCTTATGGCGGCTGAAGCGCAGGATTCTTCGGAGGCAGATTTCTTACCTGGATCACAGAAGGGCCATCATCAAGCACATCCCTGGATTCTGGGCCCAGGCG ATTCTGAATCACCCCCAGTTGTCGGCCATGATCGGTGCCCAGGACAAAGACGTGCTCAGCTACGTGGTCGACTTGGAG GTGGAAGAAGTGGGCCATCCCAAGTACCGCTGCAGAGTGATGTTTTTCTTTGGGGCCAACCCGTACTTCCGGAACCCAGTGATCATTAAGGAGTATCAGCTGAGCTTTGCTG GCTACAGGACATCGCGTTCCACTCCAGTCCAGTGGTTCTGGGATTATGAACGTGGAGCTCCCAGTCGCAGGCATGACCCCACCAGCCTTAACTTGTTCAACTGGCTGTGTGAGCACAGCTGCCCAGGGGCGAACAGGATTGCCGAG ATCATCATCGAGGACCTGTGGCCCAATCCCCTGCAGTACtacctgagggaggaagggaccagAAGACAGTGA
- the LOC122212842 gene encoding LOW QUALITY PROTEIN: coiled-coil domain-containing protein 71L-like (The sequence of the model RefSeq protein was modified relative to this genomic sequence to represent the inferred CDS: deleted 1 base in 1 codon) gives MKRRRRWPREALAPAAGGGASSAAGGAALEAPEEKVVYMRWQPSRLSLANSTKALIDAFKLFLPGSTEFMSSDAELWSYLCSLKHQFSPHILRSKDVYGYSSLLALVPDPRHQPPEARLQTRRPAARRRRHGARKVAVGQRKVPPPPPPSREDSSPRKPAAPGPCSRGRTLEESGRAATPTLTTFPTIRVVGDVWVESSLAEARRQARQVLGVNLEPVVRLRRFPVPGREMQATAARPLSPGTGCAWRDEPGTAGTASPSALYGRRSTRRSRPAPQGCGAAFWDSGAGVPSAASQHRVCGGRRPLDRKGGPLSS, from the exons ATGAAGAGGAGGCGGCGCTGGCCCAGGGAGGCCTTGGCCCCGGCCGCCGGGGGAGGAGCCTCTAGCGCTGCAGGAGGGGCCGCGCTGGAGGCGCCTGAGGAGAAGGTGGTGTACATGCGGTGGCAACCGTCGCGACTGTCGCTGGCCAACAGCACCAAGGCGCTGATCGACGCTTTCAAGCTATTCCTGCCCGGCAGCACGGAGTTCATGAGCTCAGACGCGGAGCTCTGGAGCTACCTCTGCAGCCTCAAGCACCAGTTCTCC CCCCACATCCTGCGCAGCAAGGACGTCTACGGCtactcctccctcctggccctggTCCCGGACCCCCGGCACCAGCCCCCCGAGGCCCGCCTCCAGACGCGCCGGCCAGCTGCCAGGCGGAGGCGCCACGGAGCCCGCAAGGTGGCGGTCGGCCAGAGGAAGGtgccgcccccgccgccaccgTCCCGCGAGGACAGCAGCCCCCGTAAGCCCGCGGCACCCGGGCCCTGCTCCAGGGGCCGCACCctggaggagagtgggagggcggCCACCCCGACGTTGACCACCTTCCCCACCATCCGCGTAGTCGGCGACGTGTGGGTCGAGAGCAGCCTGGCAGAAGCGCGGCGCCAGGCGCGCCAAGTCCTGGGAGTGAACCTGGAACCCGTGGTGAGACTCCGCCGCTTCCCAGTGCCTGGGCGTGAGATGCAGGCCACCGCCGCGCGACCTCTCAGCCCCGGGACGGGTTGTGCCTGGAGGGATGAACCAGGGACAGCAGGAACCGCGTCCCCTAGTGCACTTTATGGGCGAAGAAGCACCAGACGGTCCAGGCCAGCGCCCCAGGGATGCGGCGCCGCCTTTTGGGACTCCGGGGCAGGTgtgccctctgctgcctcccagcaCCGGGTCTGCGGAGGGAGGAGACCCCTGGACCGCAAGGGAGGTCCCCTTTCTTCCTAA